A genomic segment from Vagococcus zengguangii encodes:
- the lpdA gene encoding dihydrolipoyl dehydrogenase, with protein MVVGDFALELDTVVIGAGPGGYVAAIRASQMGQKVAIIEREYIGGVCLNVGCIPSKALISAGHKYQEALDSEIFGVTTEGVKLDFAKTQEWKNNGVVAKLTGGVKGLLKKNKVEVIEGEAFFVDEHTLRVINGDNAQTYSFNNAIVATGSRPIEIKGFKFGGRVIDSTGGLNLTEVPKKLVIVGGGVIGSELGGAYANLGAEVTILEGSPQILPTFEKDMVKLVEKEFDKKGIQIVTNAMAKEAVDNGDSVTVTYEVDGKAETVEADYVMVTVGRRPNTDELGLEVAGVEMTERGLVKVDNQGRTNVKSIFAIGDITPGAALAHKASYEAKIAAEAIAGKPVAIDYIGMPAVAFTDPELATVGYTEKEAKEAGLDVKVIKFPLAGNGRALSLNQTEGFVRLVTTKEGNVLVGAQVAGISASDIIAELGLAIEAGMNADDIALTIHSHPSLSEAAMDAAEIALGLPIHA; from the coding sequence ATGGTAGTAGGAGATTTCGCTTTAGAATTAGATACAGTCGTAATTGGAGCAGGCCCTGGTGGATACGTAGCAGCAATTCGTGCTTCTCAAATGGGACAAAAAGTTGCAATTATCGAACGTGAATACATCGGAGGCGTTTGTTTAAACGTTGGATGTATCCCTTCAAAAGCATTAATTAGCGCTGGACACAAATATCAAGAAGCTTTAGATTCTGAAATCTTTGGTGTAACAACTGAAGGCGTTAAATTAGACTTCGCTAAAACTCAAGAGTGGAAAAACAACGGTGTTGTAGCTAAACTTACAGGTGGCGTTAAAGGTCTATTAAAGAAAAATAAAGTTGAAGTAATCGAAGGTGAAGCGTTCTTCGTAGATGAGCACACATTACGTGTTATCAACGGTGACAACGCTCAAACTTACTCATTCAACAATGCTATCGTTGCAACTGGTAGCCGTCCAATCGAAATCAAAGGATTCAAATTCGGCGGACGCGTTATCGATTCAACTGGTGGTTTAAACTTAACTGAAGTACCTAAAAAACTTGTCATCGTTGGTGGTGGGGTTATCGGTTCTGAATTAGGTGGCGCTTATGCTAACCTAGGAGCTGAAGTAACAATCCTTGAAGGTTCTCCACAAATTTTACCAACGTTTGAAAAAGACATGGTTAAACTTGTCGAAAAAGAATTCGACAAAAAAGGTATTCAAATCGTTACTAACGCAATGGCTAAAGAAGCCGTTGACAATGGTGACTCAGTAACAGTTACTTATGAAGTAGATGGTAAAGCTGAAACAGTTGAAGCTGACTACGTAATGGTAACAGTTGGTCGTCGTCCAAACACTGATGAATTAGGTTTAGAAGTGGCTGGTGTTGAAATGACTGAACGTGGTTTAGTTAAAGTTGACAACCAAGGACGTACAAACGTTAAATCAATCTTTGCGATTGGTGATATTACTCCAGGTGCTGCTCTAGCTCATAAAGCTAGCTACGAAGCGAAAATTGCTGCTGAAGCAATCGCTGGTAAACCTGTTGCAATTGATTACATTGGTATGCCTGCTGTAGCGTTCACAGATCCTGAATTAGCAACAGTTGGTTACACTGAAAAAGAAGCTAAAGAAGCTGGCTTAGATGTTAAAGTTATCAAATTCCCTCTAGCAGGTAATGGTCGTGCTTTATCATTAAACCAAACTGAAGGTTTCGTACGTTTAGTAACAACTAAAGAAGGTAATGTGTTAGTTGGAGCGCAAGTTGCTGGTATCAGTGCTAGTGATATTATTGCTGAATTAGGTTTAGCAATTGAAGCTGGTATGAACGCTGACGACATCGCGTTAACAATCCACTCACATCCATCATTATCAGAAGCGGCTATGGACGCAGCTGAAATCGCGTTAGGATTACCAATTCACGCGTAA